The following proteins are co-located in the Callithrix jacchus isolate 240 chromosome 10, calJac240_pri, whole genome shotgun sequence genome:
- the NR1H3 gene encoding oxysterols receptor LXR-alpha isoform X5, with amino-acid sequence MNSPLPLSGEIPYQDSAVVLWKPGTQDASSQAQGGSSCILREEARMPHHSAGGTAGVGLEAAEPTALLTREEPPSEHPELRPQKRKKGPAPKMLGNELCSVCGDKASGFHYNVLSCEGCKGFFRRSVIKGARYVCHSGGHCPMDTYMRRKCQECRLRKCRQAGMREECVLSEEQIRLKKLKRQEEEQAHATSLPLRASSPPQILPQLSPEQLGMIEKLVTAQQQCNRRSFSDQLRVTPWPMAPDPHSWEARQQRFAHFTELAIVSVQEIVDFAKQLPGFLQLSREDQIALLKTSAIEVMLLETSRRYNPGSESITFLKDFSYNREDFAKAGLQVEFINPIFEFSRAMNELQLNDAEFALLIAISIFSADRPNVQDQLQVERLQHTYVEALHAYVSIHHPHDRLMFPRMLMKLVSLRTLSSVHSEQVFALRLQDKKLPPLLSEIWDVHE; translated from the exons ATGAATTCGCCTTTGCCTCTGTCCGGAGAAATCCCTTACCAAG ACTCTGCAGTGGTGCTGTGGAAGCCAGGCACACAGGATGCAAGCAGCCAGGCCCAGGGAGGCAGCAGCTGCATCCTCAGAGAGGAAGCCAGGATGCCCCACCACTCTGCTGGGGGCactgcaggggtggggctggaggctgCTGAGCCCACAGCCCTGCTCACCAGGGAAGAGCCTCCTTCAGAACACCCAG AGCTCCGTCCACAAAAGCGGAAAAAGGGGCcagcccccaaaatgctggggaaCGAGCTATGCAGCGTGTGTGGGGACAAGGCCTCCGGTTTCCACTACAACGTTCTGAGCTGTGAGGGCTGCAAGGGATTCTTCCGCCGCAGTGTCATCAAGGGAGCGCGCTATGTCTGCCACAGCGGCGGCCACTGCCCCATGGACACCTATATGCGTCGCAAGTGCCAGGAGTGTCGGCTTCGCAAGTGCCGCCAGGCTGGCATGCGGGAGGAGT GTGTCCTGTCAGAAGAACAGATCCGCCTGAAGAAACTGAAGCGGCAAGAGGAGGAACAGGCTCATGCCACATCCCTGCCCCTCAGGGCTTCCTCGCCTCCCCAGATCCTGCCCCAGCTCAGCCCAGAGCAACTGGGCATGATTGAGAAGCTGGTCActgcccagcaacagtgtaaCCGGCGCTCCTTTTCTGACCAGCTTCGAGTCACG CCTTGGCCCATGGCACCAGACCCCCACAGCTGGGAGGCCCGTCAGCAGCGCTTTGCCCACTTCACTGAGCTGGCCATCGTCTCTGTGCAGGAGATAGTTGACTTTGCTAAACAGCTTCCTGGCTTCCTGCAGCTCAGCCGGGAGGACCAGATTGCCCTGCTAAAGACCTCTGCGATCGAG GTGATGCTTCTGGAGACATCTCGGAGGTACAACCCTGGGAGTGAGAGTATCACCTTCCTCAAGGATTTCAGTTATAACCGGGAAGACTTTGCTAAGGCAG GGCTGCAAGTGGAATTCATCAACCCCATCTTCGAGTTCTCCAGGGCCATGAATGAGCTGCAACTCAATGATGCCGAGTTTGCTTTGCTCATTGCCATCAGCATCTTCTCTGCAG ACCGGCCCAACGTACAGGACCAGCTCCAGGTAGAGAGGCTGCAGCACACATATGTGGAAGCCCTGCATGCATACGTCTCCATCCACCATCCCCAT GACCGACTGATGTTCCCACGGATGCTGATGAAACTGGTGAGCCTCCGGACCCTGAGCAGCGTCCACTCAGAGCAAGTGTTTGCACTGCGCCTGCAGGACAAGAAGCTCCCACCGCTGCTCTCTGAGATCTGGGATGTGCACGAAtga
- the NR1H3 gene encoding oxysterols receptor LXR-alpha isoform X4: MSLWLGAPVPDIPPDSAVVLWKPGTQDASSQAQGGSSCILREEARMPHHSAGGTAGVGLEAAEPTALLTREEPPSEHPELRPQKRKKGPAPKMLGNELCSVCGDKASGFHYNVLSCEGCKGFFRRSVIKGARYVCHSGGHCPMDTYMRRKCQECRLRKCRQAGMREECVLSEEQIRLKKLKRQEEEQAHATSLPLRASSPPQILPQLSPEQLGMIEKLVTAQQQCNRRSFSDQLRVTPWPMAPDPHSWEARQQRFAHFTELAIVSVQEIVDFAKQLPGFLQLSREDQIALLKTSAIEVMLLETSRRYNPGSESITFLKDFSYNREDFAKAGLQVEFINPIFEFSRAMNELQLNDAEFALLIAISIFSADRPNVQDQLQVERLQHTYVEALHAYVSIHHPHDRLMFPRMLMKLVSLRTLSSVHSEQVFALRLQDKKLPPLLSEIWDVHE, from the exons ATGTCCTTGTGGCTGGGGGCCCCTGTGCCTGACATTCCTCCTG ACTCTGCAGTGGTGCTGTGGAAGCCAGGCACACAGGATGCAAGCAGCCAGGCCCAGGGAGGCAGCAGCTGCATCCTCAGAGAGGAAGCCAGGATGCCCCACCACTCTGCTGGGGGCactgcaggggtggggctggaggctgCTGAGCCCACAGCCCTGCTCACCAGGGAAGAGCCTCCTTCAGAACACCCAG AGCTCCGTCCACAAAAGCGGAAAAAGGGGCcagcccccaaaatgctggggaaCGAGCTATGCAGCGTGTGTGGGGACAAGGCCTCCGGTTTCCACTACAACGTTCTGAGCTGTGAGGGCTGCAAGGGATTCTTCCGCCGCAGTGTCATCAAGGGAGCGCGCTATGTCTGCCACAGCGGCGGCCACTGCCCCATGGACACCTATATGCGTCGCAAGTGCCAGGAGTGTCGGCTTCGCAAGTGCCGCCAGGCTGGCATGCGGGAGGAGT GTGTCCTGTCAGAAGAACAGATCCGCCTGAAGAAACTGAAGCGGCAAGAGGAGGAACAGGCTCATGCCACATCCCTGCCCCTCAGGGCTTCCTCGCCTCCCCAGATCCTGCCCCAGCTCAGCCCAGAGCAACTGGGCATGATTGAGAAGCTGGTCActgcccagcaacagtgtaaCCGGCGCTCCTTTTCTGACCAGCTTCGAGTCACG CCTTGGCCCATGGCACCAGACCCCCACAGCTGGGAGGCCCGTCAGCAGCGCTTTGCCCACTTCACTGAGCTGGCCATCGTCTCTGTGCAGGAGATAGTTGACTTTGCTAAACAGCTTCCTGGCTTCCTGCAGCTCAGCCGGGAGGACCAGATTGCCCTGCTAAAGACCTCTGCGATCGAG GTGATGCTTCTGGAGACATCTCGGAGGTACAACCCTGGGAGTGAGAGTATCACCTTCCTCAAGGATTTCAGTTATAACCGGGAAGACTTTGCTAAGGCAG GGCTGCAAGTGGAATTCATCAACCCCATCTTCGAGTTCTCCAGGGCCATGAATGAGCTGCAACTCAATGATGCCGAGTTTGCTTTGCTCATTGCCATCAGCATCTTCTCTGCAG ACCGGCCCAACGTACAGGACCAGCTCCAGGTAGAGAGGCTGCAGCACACATATGTGGAAGCCCTGCATGCATACGTCTCCATCCACCATCCCCAT GACCGACTGATGTTCCCACGGATGCTGATGAAACTGGTGAGCCTCCGGACCCTGAGCAGCGTCCACTCAGAGCAAGTGTTTGCACTGCGCCTGCAGGACAAGAAGCTCCCACCGCTGCTCTCTGAGATCTGGGATGTGCACGAAtga
- the NR1H3 gene encoding oxysterols receptor LXR-alpha isoform X6 — MSLWLGAPVPDIPPDSAVVLWKPGTQDASSQAQGGSSCILREEARMPHHSAGGTAGVGLEAAEPTALLTREEPPSEHPELRPQKRKKGPAPKMLGNELCSVCGDKASGFHYNVLSCEGCKGFFRRSVIKGARYVCHSGGHCPMDTYMRRKCQECRLRKCRQAGMREECVLSEEQIRLKKLKRQEEEQAHATSLPLRASSPPQILPQLSPEQLGMIEKLVTAQQQCNRRSFSDQLRVTPWPMAPDPHSWEARQQRFAHFTELAIVSVQEIVDFAKQLPGFLQLSREDQIALLKTSAIEVMLLETSRRYNPGSESITFLKDFSYNREDFAKAGLQVEFINPIFEFSRAMNELQLNDAEFALLIAISIFSAGVEEGQWETARDLHQGGLQDHRNQGPAQRTGPAPGREAAAHICGSPACIRLHPPSP; from the exons ATGTCCTTGTGGCTGGGGGCCCCTGTGCCTGACATTCCTCCTG ACTCTGCAGTGGTGCTGTGGAAGCCAGGCACACAGGATGCAAGCAGCCAGGCCCAGGGAGGCAGCAGCTGCATCCTCAGAGAGGAAGCCAGGATGCCCCACCACTCTGCTGGGGGCactgcaggggtggggctggaggctgCTGAGCCCACAGCCCTGCTCACCAGGGAAGAGCCTCCTTCAGAACACCCAG AGCTCCGTCCACAAAAGCGGAAAAAGGGGCcagcccccaaaatgctggggaaCGAGCTATGCAGCGTGTGTGGGGACAAGGCCTCCGGTTTCCACTACAACGTTCTGAGCTGTGAGGGCTGCAAGGGATTCTTCCGCCGCAGTGTCATCAAGGGAGCGCGCTATGTCTGCCACAGCGGCGGCCACTGCCCCATGGACACCTATATGCGTCGCAAGTGCCAGGAGTGTCGGCTTCGCAAGTGCCGCCAGGCTGGCATGCGGGAGGAGT GTGTCCTGTCAGAAGAACAGATCCGCCTGAAGAAACTGAAGCGGCAAGAGGAGGAACAGGCTCATGCCACATCCCTGCCCCTCAGGGCTTCCTCGCCTCCCCAGATCCTGCCCCAGCTCAGCCCAGAGCAACTGGGCATGATTGAGAAGCTGGTCActgcccagcaacagtgtaaCCGGCGCTCCTTTTCTGACCAGCTTCGAGTCACG CCTTGGCCCATGGCACCAGACCCCCACAGCTGGGAGGCCCGTCAGCAGCGCTTTGCCCACTTCACTGAGCTGGCCATCGTCTCTGTGCAGGAGATAGTTGACTTTGCTAAACAGCTTCCTGGCTTCCTGCAGCTCAGCCGGGAGGACCAGATTGCCCTGCTAAAGACCTCTGCGATCGAG GTGATGCTTCTGGAGACATCTCGGAGGTACAACCCTGGGAGTGAGAGTATCACCTTCCTCAAGGATTTCAGTTATAACCGGGAAGACTTTGCTAAGGCAG GGCTGCAAGTGGAATTCATCAACCCCATCTTCGAGTTCTCCAGGGCCATGAATGAGCTGCAACTCAATGATGCCGAGTTTGCTTTGCTCATTGCCATCAGCATCTTCTCTGCAGGTGTGGAGGAGGGGCAATGGGAAACTGCAAGAGACTTGCACCAAGGAGGGCTGCAGGACCACAGGAATCAAGG ACCGGCCCAACGTACAGGACCAGCTCCAGGTAGAGAGGCTGCAGCACACATATGTGGAAGCCCTGCATGCATACGTCTCCATCCACCATCCCCAT GA
- the NR1H3 gene encoding oxysterols receptor LXR-alpha isoform X1 codes for MPHHSAGGTAGVGLEAAEPTALLTREEPPSEHPELRPQKRKKGPAPKMLGNELCSVCGDKASGFHYNVLSCEGCKGFFRRSVIKGARYVCHSGGHCPMDTYMRRKCQECRLRKCRQAGMREECVLSEEQIRLKKLKRQEEEQAHATSLPLRASSPPQILPQLSPEQLGMIEKLVTAQQQCNRRSFSDQLRVTPWPMAPDPHSWEARQQRFAHFTELAIVSVQEIVDFAKQLPGFLQLSREDQIALLKTSAIEVMLLETSRRYNPGSESITFLKDFSYNREDFAKAGLQVEFINPIFEFSRAMNELQLNDAEFALLIAISIFSADRPNVQDQLQVERLQHTYVEALHAYVSIHHPHDRLMFPRMLMKLVSLRTLSSVHSEQVFALRLQDKKLPPLLSEIWDVHE; via the exons ATGCCCCACCACTCTGCTGGGGGCactgcaggggtggggctggaggctgCTGAGCCCACAGCCCTGCTCACCAGGGAAGAGCCTCCTTCAGAACACCCAG AGCTCCGTCCACAAAAGCGGAAAAAGGGGCcagcccccaaaatgctggggaaCGAGCTATGCAGCGTGTGTGGGGACAAGGCCTCCGGTTTCCACTACAACGTTCTGAGCTGTGAGGGCTGCAAGGGATTCTTCCGCCGCAGTGTCATCAAGGGAGCGCGCTATGTCTGCCACAGCGGCGGCCACTGCCCCATGGACACCTATATGCGTCGCAAGTGCCAGGAGTGTCGGCTTCGCAAGTGCCGCCAGGCTGGCATGCGGGAGGAGT GTGTCCTGTCAGAAGAACAGATCCGCCTGAAGAAACTGAAGCGGCAAGAGGAGGAACAGGCTCATGCCACATCCCTGCCCCTCAGGGCTTCCTCGCCTCCCCAGATCCTGCCCCAGCTCAGCCCAGAGCAACTGGGCATGATTGAGAAGCTGGTCActgcccagcaacagtgtaaCCGGCGCTCCTTTTCTGACCAGCTTCGAGTCACG CCTTGGCCCATGGCACCAGACCCCCACAGCTGGGAGGCCCGTCAGCAGCGCTTTGCCCACTTCACTGAGCTGGCCATCGTCTCTGTGCAGGAGATAGTTGACTTTGCTAAACAGCTTCCTGGCTTCCTGCAGCTCAGCCGGGAGGACCAGATTGCCCTGCTAAAGACCTCTGCGATCGAG GTGATGCTTCTGGAGACATCTCGGAGGTACAACCCTGGGAGTGAGAGTATCACCTTCCTCAAGGATTTCAGTTATAACCGGGAAGACTTTGCTAAGGCAG GGCTGCAAGTGGAATTCATCAACCCCATCTTCGAGTTCTCCAGGGCCATGAATGAGCTGCAACTCAATGATGCCGAGTTTGCTTTGCTCATTGCCATCAGCATCTTCTCTGCAG ACCGGCCCAACGTACAGGACCAGCTCCAGGTAGAGAGGCTGCAGCACACATATGTGGAAGCCCTGCATGCATACGTCTCCATCCACCATCCCCAT GACCGACTGATGTTCCCACGGATGCTGATGAAACTGGTGAGCCTCCGGACCCTGAGCAGCGTCCACTCAGAGCAAGTGTTTGCACTGCGCCTGCAGGACAAGAAGCTCCCACCGCTGCTCTCTGAGATCTGGGATGTGCACGAAtga
- the NR1H3 gene encoding oxysterols receptor LXR-alpha isoform X2 gives MPHHSAGGTAGVGLEAAEPTALLTREEPPSEHPELRPQKRKKGPAPKMLGNELCSVCGDKASGFHYNVLSCEGCKGFFRRSVIKGARYVCHSGGHCPMDTYMRRKCQECRLRKCRQAGMREECVLSEEQIRLKKLKRQEEEQAHATSLPLRASSPPQILPQLSPEQLGMIEKLVTAQQQCNRRSFSDQLRVTPWPMAPDPHSWEARQQRFAHFTELAIVSVQEIVDFAKQLPGFLQLSREDQIALLKTSAIEVMLLETSRRYNPGSESITFLKDFSYNREDFAKAGLQVEFINPIFEFSRAMNELQLNDAEFALLIAISIFSAGVEEGQWETARDLHQGGLQDHRNQGPAQRTGPAPGREAAAHICGSPACIRLHPPSP, from the exons ATGCCCCACCACTCTGCTGGGGGCactgcaggggtggggctggaggctgCTGAGCCCACAGCCCTGCTCACCAGGGAAGAGCCTCCTTCAGAACACCCAG AGCTCCGTCCACAAAAGCGGAAAAAGGGGCcagcccccaaaatgctggggaaCGAGCTATGCAGCGTGTGTGGGGACAAGGCCTCCGGTTTCCACTACAACGTTCTGAGCTGTGAGGGCTGCAAGGGATTCTTCCGCCGCAGTGTCATCAAGGGAGCGCGCTATGTCTGCCACAGCGGCGGCCACTGCCCCATGGACACCTATATGCGTCGCAAGTGCCAGGAGTGTCGGCTTCGCAAGTGCCGCCAGGCTGGCATGCGGGAGGAGT GTGTCCTGTCAGAAGAACAGATCCGCCTGAAGAAACTGAAGCGGCAAGAGGAGGAACAGGCTCATGCCACATCCCTGCCCCTCAGGGCTTCCTCGCCTCCCCAGATCCTGCCCCAGCTCAGCCCAGAGCAACTGGGCATGATTGAGAAGCTGGTCActgcccagcaacagtgtaaCCGGCGCTCCTTTTCTGACCAGCTTCGAGTCACG CCTTGGCCCATGGCACCAGACCCCCACAGCTGGGAGGCCCGTCAGCAGCGCTTTGCCCACTTCACTGAGCTGGCCATCGTCTCTGTGCAGGAGATAGTTGACTTTGCTAAACAGCTTCCTGGCTTCCTGCAGCTCAGCCGGGAGGACCAGATTGCCCTGCTAAAGACCTCTGCGATCGAG GTGATGCTTCTGGAGACATCTCGGAGGTACAACCCTGGGAGTGAGAGTATCACCTTCCTCAAGGATTTCAGTTATAACCGGGAAGACTTTGCTAAGGCAG GGCTGCAAGTGGAATTCATCAACCCCATCTTCGAGTTCTCCAGGGCCATGAATGAGCTGCAACTCAATGATGCCGAGTTTGCTTTGCTCATTGCCATCAGCATCTTCTCTGCAGGTGTGGAGGAGGGGCAATGGGAAACTGCAAGAGACTTGCACCAAGGAGGGCTGCAGGACCACAGGAATCAAGG ACCGGCCCAACGTACAGGACCAGCTCCAGGTAGAGAGGCTGCAGCACACATATGTGGAAGCCCTGCATGCATACGTCTCCATCCACCATCCCCAT GA
- the NR1H3 gene encoding oxysterols receptor LXR-alpha isoform X3, which produces MPHHSAGGTAGVGLEAAEPTALLTREEPPSEHPELRPQKRKKGPAPKMLGNELCSVCGDKASGFHYNVLSCEGCKGFFRRSVIKGARYVCHSGGHCPMDTYMRRKCQECRLRKCRQAGMREECVLSEEQIRLKKLKRQEEEQAHATSLPLRASSPPQILPQLSPEQLGMIEKLVTAQQQCNRRSFSDQLRVTPWPMAPDPHSWEARQQRFAHFTELAIVSVQEIVDFAKQLPGFLQLSREDQIALLKTSAIEVMLLETSRRYNPGSESITFLKDFSYNREDFAKADRPNVQDQLQVERLQHTYVEALHAYVSIHHPHDRLMFPRMLMKLVSLRTLSSVHSEQVFALRLQDKKLPPLLSEIWDVHE; this is translated from the exons ATGCCCCACCACTCTGCTGGGGGCactgcaggggtggggctggaggctgCTGAGCCCACAGCCCTGCTCACCAGGGAAGAGCCTCCTTCAGAACACCCAG AGCTCCGTCCACAAAAGCGGAAAAAGGGGCcagcccccaaaatgctggggaaCGAGCTATGCAGCGTGTGTGGGGACAAGGCCTCCGGTTTCCACTACAACGTTCTGAGCTGTGAGGGCTGCAAGGGATTCTTCCGCCGCAGTGTCATCAAGGGAGCGCGCTATGTCTGCCACAGCGGCGGCCACTGCCCCATGGACACCTATATGCGTCGCAAGTGCCAGGAGTGTCGGCTTCGCAAGTGCCGCCAGGCTGGCATGCGGGAGGAGT GTGTCCTGTCAGAAGAACAGATCCGCCTGAAGAAACTGAAGCGGCAAGAGGAGGAACAGGCTCATGCCACATCCCTGCCCCTCAGGGCTTCCTCGCCTCCCCAGATCCTGCCCCAGCTCAGCCCAGAGCAACTGGGCATGATTGAGAAGCTGGTCActgcccagcaacagtgtaaCCGGCGCTCCTTTTCTGACCAGCTTCGAGTCACG CCTTGGCCCATGGCACCAGACCCCCACAGCTGGGAGGCCCGTCAGCAGCGCTTTGCCCACTTCACTGAGCTGGCCATCGTCTCTGTGCAGGAGATAGTTGACTTTGCTAAACAGCTTCCTGGCTTCCTGCAGCTCAGCCGGGAGGACCAGATTGCCCTGCTAAAGACCTCTGCGATCGAG GTGATGCTTCTGGAGACATCTCGGAGGTACAACCCTGGGAGTGAGAGTATCACCTTCCTCAAGGATTTCAGTTATAACCGGGAAGACTTTGCTAAGGCAG ACCGGCCCAACGTACAGGACCAGCTCCAGGTAGAGAGGCTGCAGCACACATATGTGGAAGCCCTGCATGCATACGTCTCCATCCACCATCCCCAT GACCGACTGATGTTCCCACGGATGCTGATGAAACTGGTGAGCCTCCGGACCCTGAGCAGCGTCCACTCAGAGCAAGTGTTTGCACTGCGCCTGCAGGACAAGAAGCTCCCACCGCTGCTCTCTGAGATCTGGGATGTGCACGAAtga